The Chthoniobacterales bacterium DNA segment ACCGTGTCGAGCGAATCGGCGCCGAGATCCTCGATGAACGATGCGGCGGGCGTGACCTGCTCGGGCGTGACGCCAAGCTGCTCAACGATGATGTCTTTGACTTTTTCTTCGATGGATTTTTCGGACATAAGAATTCGGGTAATTGGGTGAGTGGGGAAGCAGTTATTCGCCCTCCCAGGCTTTGACAACAACTAATTTCCCGTGAGCGCAGAAACAGGGTTTTCCTCGGTGGGGTCAAGCAGAAATCTGTTTGCGAACTCCGCCATCTTCGAGCGTTCGACCTGGCTGGCGGCGCCTCCGGAAGCCGTCTTTGCCTTCCACGAAAACCCCGGCAACCTTGCGCGCATCAGCCCGCCCCTGCTCCGGCTGCGACGCATCGAGGCCGATCCCGTGGCCATCCCGGGAACGCGTTTCCGGATCGTGGCGAGACCGCTCGGCCTGCCACTGGACTGGACCGGCGAATGGCTGGCGATCGAGAGGCCGAGGCGGCTTGTCGATGGCGTGGTGCAGGCACCCTTTGCCCGCTTCGATCACGAGCATTGCTTCGAGCCCGAAGGCAACGGCACGCGCATGACGGATCGCGTGACGTATGCCCTCCTCGGGCCAGGCTGGGGATTTCTCGGCCGGCTCATGAACCGGCTCGTCGCCGCCTTCGTCCTGATCCCGATGTTCCGCATGCGCCACGTCGCAACGCGGCGCTATTTCGCGGGAAACTAGGCACCGGGCGTCGGTTCGGGCGTCGGCGTCGCTTCCAGGGCCGGATTCGGCTGCTGGCCGCGGGCCTTGCCCGTGGGCGTGACCGTGGCCGTGCGGGTGAACTCCGGATTATTCGCGAGCGAAGCCTCGATCGTATACGTCTGGCCGGGCTGCATGTCGCGCGTGGCGATCTTCTCCTCGTATTGGATGCGCTCGTCGGGATTGATCATCACGACTCCCGAGACGTCGTCGAACGCGCGATCGTCGGACCATTTTTCGATGACCTTGCCGCTGCCGTCGCGCACGAGAATCTCGATGCGCTGCGAGGTCGGGAAGTCGAGCTTGAGAAGCTTCGAGGTGCGATTGATCACCGAGTAGGTGACCGTGATCTCGCGACGATCATCGACGGAGAATTTCTCCGGCTGGATCACGAGCTTGCTGTCGGAGTGCTTTTTGACGAGCTGCACCGACGAGAACATGTCGGTGAAAAACGACGTAAGCATCTTCGTCGAGCTCTTGTCGCTCGTCTTGTTGAGCGGAAACGAGTTCGCGGGCGTGAGCGTCGACGATTTGTTCGTGCGAGGCCCCGGGCCCGTGGAATTATTGGAATCGTCGGGAACGATGAAAAACGGGCTCTGCTCCTCGGGGATCACCGGCACGACGGACTGCGCCAGGGCCGGCCGGAGACCGAAACCAAGGGCCGCACCGATGAGGAGCGGCGTCGTAGAGCGCAGGAATCGCGGGACTTGCATGGGGCATCGGGTTACCGCAGGGCGGGCGCGGTTGCAAATCCTATCCGCATCGCTACGCTCCCGCCATGCAGCGTTTCCGCCCCATTTTGTTCCTGACGCTCGCGCTCGTCGCGACCTCCGCCGCGTTTGCCGGCGCGAAGAAGCAATCCGCGGTCTCCGTTCGATTTCACGCGGAAGGCGGCTCGGAAGGTGGCGAGTTTTCCCAGCCCGTCGAGCTGATCAATCCCAGGCGCAAGACGAACATGCAGGCGCTTGCGCTCATCTCCGAGCGCGACATCAAATCCTTCTACCCCTACCCGGCCACGGACGGCTCCGGCACGTTTGGCGCAAGCTTCCGGCTCGATTCCCATGGATCGAACCTCCTCGGCCAGCACACGATGTCGCGCCAAGGCAGCTACCTGCTCGCCTATTTCAACGGCCGCCACGTCATCGACCTCTACATCGATCGCGCGGTCACGGACGGCATCATCAGCATCCCCAGCAGTCTGACCCCCGCCGACATCGCCGCCCTGGAACTCACTTTCCCCCTGATGGGCCACGAAAACGAGAAACCGGGGAAGAAGAAGCCGGTCCAGAAGGACGCCCCGCCGCCGAAGGCCTCCGAAATGCCACGCATGCAGCCGGCCACCGTTCGCCAGGCCGACGGCTCGCTGGCCCCCGCGCAATCCTCGGGCGCCGCCCCGAGCGGCGAAGTCATTCCCCGCTCGGTCTCCCCGGTCGGCCAGTAGCTCGCACTTGTCTTTCGCCCGCTCGTCCCGAATGCGTCAGCTGAAATCCGTCTGGCCCTGGCTGCTCGCAGCCCTGAGCGGCGCCCTCCAGGCCTTCGCCTTCCCGCCCTTCAATCAGGCCGGGCTCGCCTGGTTCGCCTTCACCCCGCTCATCGCCGCTCTCTGGTTCACGCCGACGACCGGTCGCGGCCGGCCGCTGCGCCTCTTCGCCCTCGGCTACCTGTCCGGCCTGGTCTTTTTCTGGGTGAGCCTTTTCTGGTTCACGGAAGTCACCCGCCTCGGCTGGTTTGTCTTCGCCTTCTATCTCGCGATTTTTCCGGGCCTCTGGGGCCTGTTCGTCGGCATCACCTGCCGCCCTCGCGACTCGAAGGACCTCGCAACGAATCCCTGGCTGAGCTCCATGGGCAATCTGCGCCTCGCCGCCCGAGGGGCCGCGGCCTGGGCCGCGATCGAATGGGTGCGCGGCTCGCTCTTCAGCGGCTTCGGCTGGAATTCGCTGGCCGTCTCTCAATGGCAGAATACCGCCGTCATCCAGATCGCGGATTTCTCCGGCGTCGCCGGCCTCGGCTTCGTCATCATCCTGATGAACCTCACGCTCGTGCACACGGTGCGGCGTATCAGCCTCGAGGCCGGCCGCGTGAAAATGCGCCCGCATTTCGACTTCACGCTCACGATGGCCATCGTCGCGTCGACGTTTTGCTACGGCGTGTATCGCGTGAACTATGCGAGCCCGAAACCCGCCGCTGGCGCGCCGCCCACCACGGCCACCCTCCGCGTCGCCGCCGTCCAGGCGAACATTCCGCAATACGCGAAGTGGGATCCCCAGTTCGAGCAGCACATCATCCAGACCTACCGCCGCCTCTCGGAGAACGCCGCCGCCTACCGGCCCGACCTCGTCATCTGGCCCGAGGCCGCCACGCCGCGGCCATTGCTCGAAGATGAGGACATGAAACGCGAGGCCGTGAACGTGCTCGCGAAGACCCGCGCCGACTTCCTCACCGGCTCCATCCGCTACTTCCTCGGCGAGGCTTTCAACGCCGCCATCCTCCTCGACCAGAAGGGCGGCGTGCAGGTCTATCACAAGATCCACCTCGTGCCCTTCGGCGAATACGTGCCCTTCCGGAATAGCTTCCCGCTCTTTGCCTGGATCGTCGGCAGCGAGGTGCCCAGTGATTTCGCCGCCGGCACCGAGCCCGTGGTGATGACCCTTCGCAAACGCCCGTTCAAGATCGCCCCGCTCATTTGCTTCGAGGACACCGTCGGCGACCTCACCCGGCGCTTTGCCCAGGGCGGCGCCGAACTTCTCGTCACCCTCACGAACGATGGCTGGTTCCGCGAGAGCGCCGGTTCGCACCAGCACATGGCCAACGCGGTCTTCCGCAGCGCCGAGACGAAGCTGCCCCTCGTCCGCGTCGCCAATACCGGCGTCACCTGCGTGATCGACCGCTTTGGCCACGTCAGCCAGACGCTCGAAACTCGCGGCAACACCTTCATCGAGGGCGTCCTCCTCGCGCAGCTCACGATCGCCGTCGAGCCCCCGAAGACCTTCTACACCCGCTACGGCGATCTCTTCGCCCTCTTCTGCGGCATCGCCACCATCGGAGCGATCTACACGCACCTGCTCACCGCCCGGCGCCGCGGCCTCACCGAGTCCGCCTGATCCACCCGACCGCGAAAATCGTCTCTCGCGCCTTGCCCACCGCGGGCGAACCCGGCAACCTTTCGCGCATGAAAGCCGTCGTCACCGTCATGCCCAAACAATCCGTGCTCGACCCACAGGGCGCCGCTGTCGCCCAGGCCCTCGGCCACCACGGCCTCGATAGCGTCGGCAAGGTCCGGGTCGGCAAGGTCATCGAGATCGAACTCACCGGCGCTCCGGACGAATCCACGCTCCACAGCCTCAGCCGCGACCTCCTCAGCAACCCCGTCATCGAGGATTACACGCTCGACGTCGTCGCTTGATGAAATTCGCAGTCCTTCAATTTCCCGGTTCGAATTGCGACCAGGATTGCCTCCTCGCCCTGCGCTCCTTCGAGGGCGTCACCGCCGAATACGTCTGGCATAAGAACACCTCCGTCGCCGGCTTCGACGCCGTCATCGTCCCCGGCGGCTTCTCCTACGGCGACTACCTGCGCTGCGGCGCAATCGCCAGCCTCTCGCCCATCATGGGCGCCGTGAAGGAGTTCGCGACCAATGGCGGCCCCGTCCTCGGCGTCTGCAACGGCTTCCAGATTCTCTGCGAGAGCGGCCTCCTCCCCGGCGCCCTCGTCCGCAATCGCGACATGCATTTCCTCTGCGAGCACGTCGATCTCCGAGTGGAGACCACCGACTCGCGCTTCACGAAAAACGCCGCCGCCGGCGCGATCCTGAACATTCCCATCGCCCACGGCGAAGGCTGCTACGTCGCCGACGAGGCCACCCTCGCCGAGCTCCAGGCCAACGACCAGATCCTCGTTCGCTACGCCGGCAGCAACCCCAACGGCTCCGTCGACAACATCGCCGGCATCCGGAACCGCTCCGGCAACGTCTTCGGCCTCATGCCCCATCCCGAGCGCGCCTGCGACCCCGCCCTCGGCAGCACCGACGGCCGCGTCATCTTCGAATCTCTGCTTTCCTAATTTTCATGGCCGATCCCGCCATCACTCCCGAAGTCATCGCCAAGCACGGCATCACGCCCGACGAATACGAGCGCATCCAGAAGATCCTCGGCCGCGACCCGAATTTCACCGAGCTCGGTGTCTTCTCCGTCATGTGGAGCGAGCACTGCTCGTATAAGAACTCCAAGCTCGAGCTGAAGAAATTTCCGACCACCGGCGACAAGGTGCTCGTGAAAGCCGGCGAGGAAAACGCGGGCGTCATCGACATCGGCGACGGCTGGGCCATCGCGTTCAAGATGGAAAGCCACAACCACCCGAGCGCCGTGGAGCCATTCCAGGGCGCGGCCACCGGCGTCGGCGGCATCATTCGCGACATCTTCACGATGGGCGCCCGCCCCGTGTTCTCGATGAACAGCCTGCGCTTCGGCCCCATCACCGGCGACGACGCGGAAGCCAGGACGAACCGCCGTCTCTTCGCCGGCGTCGTGAGCGGCATCTCGCACTACGGAAATTGCATCGGCATCCCGACGATCGGCGGCGAGGTCTATTTCGACGAATCGTATTCCGGCAACCCGCTCGTCAACGTCCTGAACCTCGGCATCCTGCGCCACGACCAGATCGCGCGCGGCGGAGCCGTCGGCATCGGGAATCCCGTTTTCTACGTCGGCGCCGAGACCGGCCGCGACGGCCTTGCTGGCGCCGCCTTCGCCTCCCGGGAACTCACCGAGGAATCGAAGGAAGACCGCCCCGCCGTTCAGGTCGGCGATCCCTTCCGCGAAAAACTTCTCCTCGAGGCCTGCCTCGAACTCCTCGCCAGCGGCTGCGTCGCCGGCATTCAAGACATGGGCGCCGCCGGCCTCACCTGCTCGACCTGCGAGACGGCCAGCCGCGGCGGCACCGGCGTCGAGATCGAGCTCGACCTCGTGCCGAAGCGCGAGACAGGCATGACGCCTTACGAAATCCTCCTGAGCGAGAGCCAGGAGCGCATGCTCGTCATCGTGAAGAAAGGTGAGGAACAGACCGTCCGCGACATCTTCGAGAAGTGGGATCTCCCCTACGCGGAAGTCGGCATCGTGAACGACGACGGCATGATGCGCGTGAAATCCGGCGGCAGGACGGTCGTGGAAATTCCCGCCCGCCAGCTCGCCGACGAAGCCCCGCTCTACTCCCGCGAAGCCGCGGAGAAAACCGCGGATCACACGGATTTTCCGGATGAACTTCAGAAGCTCCTATCCGCCTCATCCGTGTCATCCGTGGTCCAAAGCCTTCTGTCTTTGCTCTCGCACCCGTCCATCGCCAGCAAGCGCTGGGTCTGGCGCCAATACGACCACATGGTCCGCCTCGGCGCGACCGTGCTGCCCGGCAGCGACGCCGCCGTTTTCCTCGTTCGCGAGGCCAACAAAATCCTCGCCGCTTCGACGGACTGCAACTCGATCTACTGCAAACAGGATCCCCGCGAAGGCGCTCGCATCGCCGTCGCCGAATGCTGCCGCAACCTCGCGTGCTCCGGCGCCGTGCCGCTCGCACTCACCGACAACCTGAACTTCGGCAACCCGCACAAGCCCGAGAATTTCCTCCAGCTCCGCGAGGCCGTCGAAGGCATGGCCGAGGCCTGCCGCGAGTTCGGCACGCCCGTCACCGGTGGCAACGTCAGCCTCTATAACGAGAGTCCCGTCGCCGCGATCGATCCCACGCCGACCGTCAGCGTAGTCGGCCTCATCGCCGACGCCGCGCACGTCACGACCAGCGCCTTCAAGGCCGCCGGCGACGTCATTCTCCTGCTCGGCGAACTCGTGGAAAGCACGCCCGCCCAGGGCATGGGCGCCACGCATTACCTGAAAGTGGTTCACGGCACGAAAGCCGGCCCGCCGCCCGCGTTGAGCTACGAAAGCGAGCTCGCCGTTCACGACGCCCTGCGCGCCGCGATCAAGGCCGGTCTCGTCCGCAGCGCTCACGACTGCAGCGAAGGCGGCATCGCCGTCACCCTCGCGGAAAGCTGCCTCGCGGCCGCCGGCTCGCCCCTCGGCGCAACGGTTTCGCTCGAGGCGACCGACGCCATCGTCGCACTTTTCAACGAATCGCAGTCCCGCGTCGTCATCAGCGTGGCCCCGGCCGACGTGCCCGCCACCCTTGCCCTGCTCGAGAAGAGCGGCGTCCCCGCCGCCCGCCTCGGCGAGGTGACGAGCCACGGAACGCTCGCGATCAGCACGGCCGGCAAGACCTTCACCTGGCCGCTCCCCGACCTCCACCACGCCTGGGCCGACACGATCGGCAAGCTGATGGAAAGCTGACCCAAGGACGATCGATGATCAAACTCGCCAGCCTCGAGCAGATCGTCCGCACCCTCAACGCACAAGGCGTCCGCTTCCTCATTGCTGGTGGAGTCGCTGTGAATGGATATGGCTATCTGCGCGTCACCAAGGATCTGGACATCGCAGTGGCGCTGGATGCCCAAGCCTTCCACGCTGCGGTGATTGCGCTGGAGTCCATTGGCTATGCGCCCAAAATTCCGGTGACGGCGGAGATGATCGCCGATCCGGCGAATCGCGAGCGTTGGCGGGCAGAAAAGGGAATGCTCGTTTTCCAGATGTGGAACGACTCACACCGTGAAACCCCCATCGACATTTTCACCACCTTGCCCTTCGATTTCGAAACGGCATTTGCGTCCAGCATAGAGGAAAACCTTGCTCCTGGTCTCGAGGTCCGCCTCGTGCCCCTGGACCTGCTGATCGCCATGAAGCAGGAAGCCGCCCGCCCTCGAGATCTTGATGACATTGATCATCTGAGGCAGATTCAATCCATCCGGGCAGAGAAAAATGGATGAGGATCGCATCGACTGGAATCTGGGCACTTTCGCAGGTTCGCGCCGCGAGCAACTCCGCGAATGGTGCGGCCTGACATTCCGCCAGCGCATGTGTGCGTTGGAAGAACTGGGAGAACTTGCCCGCTTCTCCTTCGAGGAAAAACGCCGACAGGGCCAACCCTATTTCGATCCCTACACGGGACAACTGATTCATCCGAACGGTTCCCAGATATCGACTTAGCTCTTGCCAGAATAGAACAACCTTCTTAGCGTCCCCGCCATGGGATCGATCAAGGGCGTATCGGTTGTTCTGGGGATATTTTTAGCTTCACACGCCTTCGGGGACGATAGGCCGGTCTCGCCCCGGAAGACGCTCGAGGAGATCAAAGCCGAGCTGAAGCCGCTCCGCGAGCGAGCCGCGCTCGAGCCCGAGGTCGTCGCCGCCCGCAAGTCTCTCGACGAAGCCTACCGGGCTTACTGGGAGAGCGTCCGTGTGGCGATGGTCAGACTCGAGCCGGAGAAAAAGACGCTGATCGAAAAGGAGATCAGGCTTCGGAAGCAGCTCAATTCCGTGCGTGGCGAGGCCTCGCCGTCCCCGACCCCGGCCGGCTCGAAACCCTAGGCGGACTCACGACGGCGCCCCCCTCCATTTGAACCTTGTCCGCCTCTTCGCACGGCCTATTTTGACGGCTGGCGATGCCGCGCATGCACAGCTCCCTCCGCAAGAAAGTCGTCCTCTGGTTCATCGTCATCGCGCTGGCTGTCGGGGCGGCCGCCTACCTTGGTTACCACCGGATTTCCGACCTCATTCGTCGCGAAGCCGAGAAGCAGATGACGGACAAGCTCCATCACGTGATGGATGTGCTCGAGGCCACGGACGCGACCTACATGAACCTCGTTCATGCCTCGATGGCCGTCCTGAAACGCGAGGCCGCGCGATTCGGTCCGCCGAACCTCCGTTCCGCTCCGGGCGACAGTCGCATGGAGACCCTTTTCTTCGGCGATCACTCCGTCGCCGGGTCCTTCGACCTCGTGGACGACGTGACGAAGATCATGGGCGGCACGGCGACGATTTTTCTCCGCCAGGGCGACCGCTATGTCCGGATTTCCACAAATGTGCTCACACCGGGTGCCGCCCGCGCCGTCGGCACGGAACTGGATCCCAAGGGCCGCGCCATCGCCGCGATCCGCGAGGGCCGCGCCTTCCACGGCGTGGTGGACATTCTCGGGACGGCTTACATCACCAGCTACGAACCGATTTTCGACGCCAGCGGCGCCGTGATCGGAATTTATTACGTGGGTTATCCCCTCGAGCAGCTGAGCACGATCCGCGAAGCCCTCGACAAGAGCGGCATCCTGGATCGCGGGTTCTTCGCCCTGCTCGATCCCGCGAACAAGATCATCTTCCAGTCCAGCGGAGGATCGATTCCGGAGAATATCACCCAGATCACCGACGCCGTGGAGGAGGGCCGCGATCCGGGACCGAACTGGCGCATCCATTGGGAAACGTTCAAGCCCTGGGACTACGACGTGATCGCCGCCATGTATCTTCCAGACGTTTCGCGAATGACGTTTCGGATGATCTGGCAGGCATACAGCGTAACCGGCGCCGTCATTCTGGCGGTGCTCATCCTGTCCTTCATCCTCGCCTCGCGCCTTTCGGATGCCCTCGAGCGAGCCGAAGTCGCCACCGGGGAGGCGCTCGATGCCCGCGACGCCGCGGAGTCCGCCAACCGCACGAAGAGCACCTTCCTCGCGAACATGAGCCACGAACTTCGCACGCCGATGAATGCAATCATCGGCTACAGCGAGATGCTCATCGAAGAGGCCGAAGACCTCGGGCAGGACGACTTCACCCCCGACCTGCAGAAAATCCGCGGCGCCGGCAAACACCTCCTTGCCCTCATCAACGACATTCTCGATCTCTCGAAGATCGAGGCCGGCAAGATGACCATTTTCCTCGAGGACATTCCGCTCGGCGAAATGATCACCGAGGTCGTGGGCACCATCCAGCCACTGCTCGAAAAGAATGGCAACCGACTCGATATCCGCGTCGCTTCCGACATCGGGACCATGCGCGCCGACCTCACGAAGGTCCGCCAGACGCTCTTCAACCTGCTGAGCAACGCCACGAAATTCACCGAGCGCGGCATCATCACCCTCGCCGCGGAGCGCATGCAAACCGAGCTCGGAGAGCGCATTCGCATCCGCGTGTCCGACACCGGCATCGGCATGACGCCCGAGCAACTCGGCAAGCTCTTCCAGGCCTTCTCCCAGGCGGACGCGTCGACCACGCGCAAATACGGCGGCACCGGTCTCGGCCTCATCATCAGTC contains these protein-coding regions:
- a CDS encoding acyl carrier protein — its product is MSEKSIEEKVKDIIVEQLGVTPEQVTPAASFIEDLGADSLDTVELVMAFEEEFNVEVPDEDAEKLQSVGDVIKYIEEKAGK
- a CDS encoding SRPBCC family protein, encoding MGSSRNLFANSAIFERSTWLAAPPEAVFAFHENPGNLARISPPLLRLRRIEADPVAIPGTRFRIVARPLGLPLDWTGEWLAIERPRRLVDGVVQAPFARFDHEHCFEPEGNGTRMTDRVTYALLGPGWGFLGRLMNRLVAAFVLIPMFRMRHVATRRYFAGN
- a CDS encoding BsuPI-related putative proteinase inhibitor, with protein sequence MQVPRFLRSTTPLLIGAALGFGLRPALAQSVVPVIPEEQSPFFIVPDDSNNSTGPGPRTNKSSTLTPANSFPLNKTSDKSSTKMLTSFFTDMFSSVQLVKKHSDSKLVIQPEKFSVDDRREITVTYSVINRTSKLLKLDFPTSQRIEILVRDGSGKVIEKWSDDRAFDDVSGVVMINPDERIQYEEKIATRDMQPGQTYTIEASLANNPEFTRTATVTPTGKARGQQPNPALEATPTPEPTPGA
- the lnt gene encoding apolipoprotein N-acyltransferase, producing MRQLKSVWPWLLAALSGALQAFAFPPFNQAGLAWFAFTPLIAALWFTPTTGRGRPLRLFALGYLSGLVFFWVSLFWFTEVTRLGWFVFAFYLAIFPGLWGLFVGITCRPRDSKDLATNPWLSSMGNLRLAARGAAAWAAIEWVRGSLFSGFGWNSLAVSQWQNTAVIQIADFSGVAGLGFVIILMNLTLVHTVRRISLEAGRVKMRPHFDFTLTMAIVASTFCYGVYRVNYASPKPAAGAPPTTATLRVAAVQANIPQYAKWDPQFEQHIIQTYRRLSENAAAYRPDLVIWPEAATPRPLLEDEDMKREAVNVLAKTRADFLTGSIRYFLGEAFNAAILLDQKGGVQVYHKIHLVPFGEYVPFRNSFPLFAWIVGSEVPSDFAAGTEPVVMTLRKRPFKIAPLICFEDTVGDLTRRFAQGGAELLVTLTNDGWFRESAGSHQHMANAVFRSAETKLPLVRVANTGVTCVIDRFGHVSQTLETRGNTFIEGVLLAQLTIAVEPPKTFYTRYGDLFALFCGIATIGAIYTHLLTARRRGLTESA
- the purS gene encoding phosphoribosylformylglycinamidine synthase subunit PurS → MKAVVTVMPKQSVLDPQGAAVAQALGHHGLDSVGKVRVGKVIEIELTGAPDESTLHSLSRDLLSNPVIEDYTLDVVA
- the purQ gene encoding phosphoribosylformylglycinamidine synthase subunit PurQ, giving the protein MKFAVLQFPGSNCDQDCLLALRSFEGVTAEYVWHKNTSVAGFDAVIVPGGFSYGDYLRCGAIASLSPIMGAVKEFATNGGPVLGVCNGFQILCESGLLPGALVRNRDMHFLCEHVDLRVETTDSRFTKNAAAGAILNIPIAHGEGCYVADEATLAELQANDQILVRYAGSNPNGSVDNIAGIRNRSGNVFGLMPHPERACDPALGSTDGRVIFESLLS
- the purL gene encoding phosphoribosylformylglycinamidine synthase subunit PurL → MADPAITPEVIAKHGITPDEYERIQKILGRDPNFTELGVFSVMWSEHCSYKNSKLELKKFPTTGDKVLVKAGEENAGVIDIGDGWAIAFKMESHNHPSAVEPFQGAATGVGGIIRDIFTMGARPVFSMNSLRFGPITGDDAEARTNRRLFAGVVSGISHYGNCIGIPTIGGEVYFDESYSGNPLVNVLNLGILRHDQIARGGAVGIGNPVFYVGAETGRDGLAGAAFASRELTEESKEDRPAVQVGDPFREKLLLEACLELLASGCVAGIQDMGAAGLTCSTCETASRGGTGVEIELDLVPKRETGMTPYEILLSESQERMLVIVKKGEEQTVRDIFEKWDLPYAEVGIVNDDGMMRVKSGGRTVVEIPARQLADEAPLYSREAAEKTADHTDFPDELQKLLSASSVSSVVQSLLSLLSHPSIASKRWVWRQYDHMVRLGATVLPGSDAAVFLVREANKILAASTDCNSIYCKQDPREGARIAVAECCRNLACSGAVPLALTDNLNFGNPHKPENFLQLREAVEGMAEACREFGTPVTGGNVSLYNESPVAAIDPTPTVSVVGLIADAAHVTTSAFKAAGDVILLLGELVESTPAQGMGATHYLKVVHGTKAGPPPALSYESELAVHDALRAAIKAGLVRSAHDCSEGGIAVTLAESCLAAAGSPLGATVSLEATDAIVALFNESQSRVVISVAPADVPATLALLEKSGVPAARLGEVTSHGTLAISTAGKTFTWPLPDLHHAWADTIGKLMES
- a CDS encoding nucleotidyl transferase AbiEii/AbiGii toxin family protein translates to MIKLASLEQIVRTLNAQGVRFLIAGGVAVNGYGYLRVTKDLDIAVALDAQAFHAAVIALESIGYAPKIPVTAEMIADPANRERWRAEKGMLVFQMWNDSHRETPIDIFTTLPFDFETAFASSIEENLAPGLEVRLVPLDLLIAMKQEAARPRDLDDIDHLRQIQSIRAEKNG
- a CDS encoding response regulator, which produces MHSSLRKKVVLWFIVIALAVGAAAYLGYHRISDLIRREAEKQMTDKLHHVMDVLEATDATYMNLVHASMAVLKREAARFGPPNLRSAPGDSRMETLFFGDHSVAGSFDLVDDVTKIMGGTATIFLRQGDRYVRISTNVLTPGAARAVGTELDPKGRAIAAIREGRAFHGVVDILGTAYITSYEPIFDASGAVIGIYYVGYPLEQLSTIREALDKSGILDRGFFALLDPANKIIFQSSGGSIPENITQITDAVEEGRDPGPNWRIHWETFKPWDYDVIAAMYLPDVSRMTFRMIWQAYSVTGAVILAVLILSFILASRLSDALERAEVATGEALDARDAAESANRTKSTFLANMSHELRTPMNAIIGYSEMLIEEAEDLGQDDFTPDLQKIRGAGKHLLALINDILDLSKIEAGKMTIFLEDIPLGEMITEVVGTIQPLLEKNGNRLDIRVASDIGTMRADLTKVRQTLFNLLSNATKFTERGIITLAAERMQTELGERIRIRVSDTGIGMTPEQLGKLFQAFSQADASTTRKYGGTGLGLIISRKFCQIMGGDISVESRAGIGTTFAVDLPAIVVPAPEPVVPPTTPAPDVPKPRSQNRKTILVIDDDPDAADLMARALDRAGFATLRASKGGEGIVMAQQQQPDAITLDVMMPGMDGWSVLSVLKSDPLTAKIPVVMVTMLQDRQLGYALGAADFLTKPVDSEKLRDVLARHAGHPEMPVLVVEDDPASREMLVRVLSKEGFSVTEAENGSVALERIAERRPELILLDLMMPVMDGFEFLAVLGAEPELARIPVIVVTAKDLTPADRDILNGSVQQVFEKGAMDREKLLRDVCAMVAKTVKSHPA